A stretch of the Thalassotalea euphylliae genome encodes the following:
- a CDS encoding fatty acid desaturase yields the protein MNKPRIIWLNVLVFLITFLFAAIAVPYRAITHGFDGAEITMAIVCFIYCGMSITAGYHRLWSHKTYQAHWSLRLIYALGGAFALQNSILHWSSDHRIHHKHVDNNDVDPYSAKRGFWYSHIGWMLREYQAHRYNNYDNVRDLQKDKIVMWQHKHYLALTLAMNFGVPLAFGLWHGDVISSLLLVGFFRLVMSHHTTFFINSLAHIWGKQTYTDKNTARDNGVLAFFTFGEGYHNYHHIFENDYRNGIRWYQFDPTKWLIKGCNYIGLTSKLRTSPEDKVEKAKLAMTLKRSQQRLSAHPQAEEMRQKLQAEYDLLIAKLNEFYELKKQVLVNKKDKLLSEVENSELIKQFTELKQTLAEQRKSWQLLTAKLA from the coding sequence ATGAATAAGCCTCGTATTATTTGGCTAAACGTTTTAGTGTTTTTAATCACTTTCTTGTTTGCTGCCATCGCCGTGCCATACCGTGCTATAACCCATGGATTCGACGGTGCTGAAATAACTATGGCAATTGTCTGCTTTATCTACTGTGGTATGTCAATCACAGCAGGGTATCACAGACTATGGTCACACAAGACTTATCAGGCACACTGGAGCTTACGCCTGATTTATGCACTAGGTGGTGCATTTGCACTACAAAACAGTATTTTGCATTGGTCTTCAGATCATCGTATTCATCATAAGCACGTCGACAACAATGATGTAGACCCATACTCAGCGAAACGCGGCTTCTGGTATTCACACATTGGCTGGATGCTTCGTGAGTACCAAGCGCATCGTTATAATAACTATGACAATGTGCGTGACTTACAAAAAGATAAAATTGTTATGTGGCAACACAAACACTACCTTGCCCTAACCTTAGCGATGAACTTTGGTGTGCCATTGGCATTTGGTTTATGGCATGGCGACGTGATCAGCAGCCTGTTGTTAGTTGGTTTCTTCCGCTTAGTAATGAGCCACCACACAACCTTCTTTATTAATTCACTAGCTCATATCTGGGGTAAGCAAACCTACACAGATAAAAACACTGCTCGCGATAACGGTGTGTTAGCTTTCTTTACTTTTGGTGAAGGTTACCACAACTATCACCATATCTTTGAAAATGATTATCGCAATGGCATTCGCTGGTACCAGTTTGATCCAACCAAGTGGTTAATCAAAGGTTGTAATTATATTGGCTTAACCTCGAAGTTACGTACTTCACCGGAAGACAAGGTCGAAAAAGCAAAATTGGCAATGACCTTAAAGCGCAGTCAACAGCGTTTAAGTGCGCACCCTCAAGCAGAAGAAATGCGTCAAAAGCTACAAGCTGAGTATGATTTGTTAATTGCTAAATTAAATGAATTTTACGAGCTTAAAAAGCAGGTATTAGTGAACAAAAAAGATAAATTGCTTTCAGAAGTTGAAAATTCAGAGCTGATCAAACAATTTACAGAGCTTAAGCAAACACTTGCTGAGCAGCGTAAGAGCTGGCAACTGCTAACCGCAAAACTTGCCTAG
- the fabR gene encoding HTH-type transcriptional repressor FabR: MAGIRAQQKEKTRRQLIDAALGQLSADRSFSSLSLREVAKEAGLAPTSFYRHFSDMDELGLTLVDEAGLTLRQLMRQARQRIAKGGSVIKISVHTFMEFIENNGNIFRLLLRERSGTSAAFRAAVNREIRYFTLELSDYLQEANKLDAQVALLQAKAAVTIVFSAGADALDIDLKEREELAENVVQQLRFIARGASDFSARLRVKEQL, from the coding sequence ATGGCAGGAATTCGTGCCCAGCAAAAAGAGAAAACTCGTCGACAATTAATTGATGCAGCTTTAGGGCAATTAAGTGCAGATCGCAGCTTTTCGAGTTTGAGCTTACGCGAAGTGGCCAAAGAGGCGGGCTTAGCACCAACTTCGTTTTACCGTCACTTTTCTGATATGGATGAACTTGGGTTAACGCTAGTTGACGAAGCTGGCTTAACGTTACGTCAATTGATGCGTCAGGCACGCCAGCGAATTGCCAAAGGTGGCTCGGTTATCAAGATATCTGTTCATACCTTTATGGAATTTATTGAGAACAACGGCAATATTTTTCGATTATTATTGCGCGAACGTTCTGGCACATCAGCGGCTTTTCGCGCGGCGGTTAATCGTGAAATTCGTTATTTCACGCTTGAACTGAGTGATTACTTGCAAGAAGCCAACAAGCTAGACGCACAAGTTGCACTACTCCAAGCAAAAGCTGCCGTAACGATCGTGTTCAGCGCTGGCGCTGACGCTCTAGATATTGATTTGAAAGAGCGAGAGGAGTTAGCTGAAAATGTGGTGCAACAGTTGCGATTTATCGCGCGTGGAGCCAGTGACTTTTCTGCTCGATTAAGAGTTAAAGAACAATTGTAA
- the trmA gene encoding tRNA (uridine(54)-C5)-methyltransferase TrmA, with protein MFSHIHPDNYPQQLAQKQQQIREMFAEFTLPTFECFESEPLNYRLRAEFRVWHDGDDLDYIMFNSETKEKFKLTTFPVASVLINDAMQALIQFVKANELLRRKLFQVDFLSTLSGELLVSLLYHKQLDDAWQVEAQALKAELAKIAPTDIIGRARKQKVILDKDYVVETLTVDGKQYHYQQVENSFTQPNGGVNQHMLSWAKHATQGRGGDLIELYCGNGNFSLALAENFDRVLGTEISKTSVNSAQYNIKANNIDNVDIVRMSSEEFTQAMNGERTFRRLDGFDLTSYKFDTVLVDPPRAGLDPDSVELVRRFDLIVYISCNPETLKDNLQALTTTHHIEQFALFDQFPYTHHVETGVILKRR; from the coding sequence ATGTTTAGTCATATTCATCCTGATAATTACCCACAACAACTTGCACAAAAACAACAGCAAATCCGCGAAATGTTTGCTGAATTCACACTTCCAACATTTGAGTGTTTTGAATCTGAACCGCTAAATTATCGCTTACGTGCTGAGTTTCGTGTTTGGCATGATGGTGATGACCTTGACTACATCATGTTCAACAGTGAAACGAAAGAAAAGTTTAAGCTGACGACATTTCCAGTAGCAAGCGTTTTGATCAATGATGCAATGCAAGCTTTAATTCAGTTTGTTAAAGCGAATGAATTGCTGCGCCGTAAACTATTTCAAGTTGATTTTCTTTCAACATTAAGTGGTGAATTGTTAGTAAGCCTGCTTTACCACAAACAGTTAGATGATGCTTGGCAAGTAGAAGCGCAAGCATTGAAAGCTGAGCTTGCCAAAATCGCACCAACAGACATTATCGGCCGTGCCCGTAAGCAAAAGGTTATTCTTGATAAAGATTATGTAGTTGAAACACTCACCGTCGATGGTAAGCAATATCATTATCAGCAAGTTGAAAATAGCTTTACGCAGCCAAATGGCGGTGTAAACCAGCATATGTTGAGTTGGGCAAAACACGCAACCCAAGGTCGTGGCGGCGATTTGATTGAGCTATATTGTGGAAATGGGAATTTTAGCCTTGCCTTAGCCGAGAATTTTGATCGTGTTTTAGGCACGGAAATATCGAAAACATCGGTCAATTCTGCGCAATACAATATCAAAGCGAACAATATAGATAATGTTGACATTGTCCGTATGTCGAGTGAAGAGTTCACTCAAGCAATGAATGGCGAGCGCACCTTTAGACGATTGGATGGCTTTGATTTAACCAGCTACAAATTTGATACGGTATTAGTCGATCCACCGCGTGCAGGTTTAGACCCAGACAGCGTTGAATTAGTTAGACGATTTGATTTAATTGTTTATATTTCCTGTAACCCGGAAACACTGAAAGACAACCTACAGGCGCTAACGACAACTCATCATATCGAGCAGTTTGCCTTATTTGATCAATTCCCTTACACCCACCATGTTGAAACGGGTGTTATCCTTAAACGCCGTTAA
- the epmA gene encoding elongation factor P--(R)-beta-lysine ligase has translation MSWQPSMNWETAQQRAKLLSAIRTFFNKRNVVEVETPQMCSGTITDVHLDPIPTSYDWHQDGACQLYLQTSPEYPMKRLLASGYQSIYQIAKAFRNEAEGRLHNPEFTMLEWYRVGFSMEELMNEVSELLMEVLAVKETEVCSYEQVFLTYTPINPLDTSRADCLSFINRQGKLEPWLEQTTSVDTLLQFIFCEWIEPRIGQKVPCFVHSFPSGQASLATINNADTRVANRFECYFKGIELVNGFHELTDQAQQLQRFEEDNQQRELMGLESRAIDQKFISALSHGLPACSGVALGIDRLMMLALERESIKEVITFTTHNA, from the coding sequence ATGTCGTGGCAACCAAGCATGAATTGGGAGACTGCACAGCAGCGTGCAAAGTTACTCTCTGCAATCAGAACATTTTTCAACAAGCGCAATGTCGTGGAAGTTGAGACACCACAAATGTGTAGTGGCACGATCACTGATGTACACTTAGATCCCATCCCCACTTCTTATGATTGGCATCAAGATGGTGCTTGCCAACTTTATTTGCAAACTTCTCCTGAATATCCGATGAAGCGTTTACTGGCATCAGGGTATCAATCTATCTATCAAATCGCTAAAGCCTTTAGAAATGAAGCTGAAGGAAGATTGCATAATCCAGAATTTACAATGTTGGAGTGGTATCGCGTTGGTTTTTCAATGGAAGAGCTTATGAACGAAGTGAGTGAACTGTTAATGGAAGTGTTAGCTGTCAAAGAGACAGAGGTATGTAGTTATGAACAAGTGTTTTTAACCTATACACCCATTAATCCTTTAGACACGTCACGAGCAGATTGTCTTAGCTTTATTAATCGTCAAGGTAAGCTAGAGCCTTGGCTTGAACAAACAACTTCAGTTGATACCTTATTACAGTTTATTTTTTGTGAGTGGATTGAGCCTAGAATTGGTCAGAAAGTTCCTTGTTTTGTTCATAGCTTTCCAAGTGGTCAAGCATCATTAGCTACGATAAATAATGCCGATACTAGGGTGGCGAATCGATTTGAATGTTACTTCAAGGGAATAGAGCTGGTTAATGGCTTTCATGAGTTAACTGATCAAGCGCAACAATTACAGCGTTTTGAGGAAGATAACCAACAGAGAGAGCTAATGGGGTTAGAGTCGAGAGCAATTGATCAAAAGTTTATTTCGGCTTTGTCTCATGGATTACCTGCTTGTTCAGGAGTTGCGTTGGGCATTGATCGATTAATGATGTTAGCCCTAGAAAGGGAATCAATTAAAGAAGTGATAACGTTCACTACACACAACGCATAG
- a CDS encoding MerC domain-containing protein, with product MLDRIGIAATSLCALHCILLPILLPALPLLGLSFLADHTWEFVFLIATAMLGTFALLSGFRRYHRKLYPFYLLYLGVAVYWLRHDFGEAYEPFFVIFGAVLIVAAHFINMKLCNSCKQCTEHDCTS from the coding sequence GTGTTAGATAGAATTGGTATAGCAGCGACATCTTTGTGTGCATTACATTGCATTCTGCTGCCTATTTTATTACCGGCATTACCACTGTTAGGACTAAGCTTTTTGGCAGATCATACGTGGGAATTTGTGTTCTTAATTGCCACAGCAATGTTAGGCACATTTGCTTTGCTTTCAGGCTTTAGACGTTATCATCGTAAGCTTTATCCATTTTATCTATTGTACTTAGGTGTTGCTGTTTATTGGCTTAGACACGACTTTGGTGAAGCGTATGAGCCGTTTTTTGTTATCTTCGGTGCCGTATTAATTGTCGCTGCCCATTTTATTAATATGAAGCTATGCAATAGCTGTAAGCAATGTACAGAGCACGACTGCACCTCTTAA
- the glnG gene encoding nitrogen regulation protein NR(I), with amino-acid sequence MIAEQVWIVDDDSSIRWVLEKAFKSAEISCASFENAQNLLTALDHGQPEVIISDIRMPNMDGMALLNQISQHHPDIPVIIMTAHSDLDSAVNAYQGGAFEYLPKPFDIDDAVALTRRALAHVKEQSAKAKKGQAAPTSVGIIGEAPAMQEVFRAIGRLSRSSISVLINGESGTGKELVAHALHMHSPRSSETFIPLNMAAIPRDLIESELFGHEKGAFTGANSVRQGRFEQAHNGTLFLDEIGDMPLDVQTRLLRVLADGQFYRVGGHSPIRVDVRIIAATHQNLEEKVRSGDFREDLFHRLNVIRIQLPALRERKEDIEQLANHFLKLAADELSVEPKILHKDAVTQLMLSNWPGNVRQLENICRFLTVMASGKEILPEDLPEELHDTPLPQAGEGESWQSLLSQWMDEQLAKGRSAILDEATPEFEKIMLQRALSFTGGHKQEAAKKLGWGRNTLTRKLKDFDM; translated from the coding sequence ATGATTGCCGAACAAGTATGGATAGTAGACGACGACAGCTCAATTCGTTGGGTGCTGGAAAAGGCATTTAAAAGTGCAGAAATAAGCTGCGCCTCTTTTGAGAACGCCCAGAACTTATTAACAGCTTTAGATCATGGCCAACCAGAGGTAATAATCTCTGATATTCGCATGCCTAATATGGACGGCATGGCATTACTTAACCAGATCAGCCAACACCATCCAGATATTCCGGTTATTATCATGACCGCACACTCAGACCTTGATAGTGCGGTTAATGCCTACCAAGGCGGTGCTTTTGAGTATTTACCAAAACCTTTTGATATTGACGATGCAGTTGCACTTACTCGAAGAGCACTAGCACATGTTAAAGAGCAAAGTGCTAAAGCGAAAAAAGGCCAAGCGGCGCCAACAAGTGTTGGCATTATTGGTGAAGCACCTGCGATGCAAGAAGTCTTTCGTGCTATCGGTCGATTATCTCGTTCTAGCATCAGTGTGTTAATCAATGGTGAGTCGGGTACGGGTAAAGAGCTCGTTGCTCACGCATTGCATATGCACAGCCCACGCTCTAGCGAAACCTTTATTCCACTTAACATGGCAGCAATTCCTAGGGATTTGATCGAATCAGAATTATTCGGTCATGAAAAAGGTGCCTTTACCGGTGCTAACTCTGTGCGCCAAGGTCGATTCGAACAAGCCCATAACGGCACACTATTTTTGGACGAAATTGGCGATATGCCACTTGATGTACAAACACGTTTACTTCGCGTGCTTGCAGACGGTCAGTTTTATCGCGTTGGCGGTCATTCCCCTATTCGTGTAGATGTGCGTATTATCGCAGCCACCCACCAAAACTTAGAAGAAAAAGTCAGAAGCGGCGATTTTCGAGAAGACTTATTTCACCGCCTTAATGTAATCCGCATTCAATTACCAGCACTTAGAGAACGCAAAGAAGACATTGAGCAACTGGCAAATCACTTCTTAAAATTGGCAGCAGATGAACTTAGTGTCGAACCCAAGATTTTGCATAAAGATGCTGTTACTCAGCTGATGTTAAGCAACTGGCCGGGTAACGTTCGTCAACTAGAGAACATATGCCGCTTTTTAACCGTGATGGCTAGTGGTAAAGAAATATTACCTGAAGATTTACCAGAAGAGTTGCATGACACTCCATTGCCACAGGCTGGCGAAGGGGAATCTTGGCAATCACTATTAAGCCAATGGATGGATGAACAACTCGCTAAAGGACGCAGTGCGATTCTTGATGAGGCGACACCAGAATTTGAAAAGATTATGCTGCAACGCGCGCTGTCATTTACTGGCGGTCACAAACAAGAAGCAGCTAAGAAGCTTGGCTGGGGACGGAATACGTTAACGAGAAAATTAAAAGATTTTGATATGTAG